In Candidatus Limnocylindrales bacterium, a single window of DNA contains:
- a CDS encoding TQO small subunit DoxD has product MNLQYPLKSTPYHPDYGLAVIRIVTGIWFLKSAFTKLSLPLPIVSEDYINRLPKLLQRYASENPIEWYKSFLEHTAIPQAKLFAFLTAYGETGVGLGLTLGLLTVFCAFVGLFLSIVYGLATHWMSPGQMGFHVLLVTCMLVFLFTRAGRTLGIDRWLAQKFPQGLFW; this is encoded by the coding sequence ATGAACTTACAATATCCCTTGAAATCAACGCCATATCATCCTGATTATGGATTGGCTGTTATTCGAATTGTAACCGGAATCTGGTTTCTTAAATCGGCCTTTACGAAATTAAGTTTACCCCTCCCCATTGTTTCAGAGGATTATATTAATCGACTTCCCAAGCTTTTACAAAGATATGCCAGTGAGAATCCCATAGAGTGGTATAAAAGTTTCCTGGAACATACGGCCATTCCCCAGGCAAAGCTTTTTGCTTTCTTAACGGCTTATGGTGAAACCGGGGTTGGTTTAGGGCTAACTTTAGGTCTTTTAACCGTTTTTTGTGCTTTTGTGGGTTTATTCTTGAGCATTGTCTATGGTCTGGCAACTCACTGGATGAGCCCAGGACAAATGGGCTTTCACGTTTTATTGGTTACCTGTATGCTGGTTTTCTTATTTACCCGCGCCGGTCGTACCCTTGGGATTGATAGATGGCTGGCTCAGAAATTTCCGCAGGGTCTATTTTGGTGA
- a CDS encoding beta-propeller fold lactonase family protein, whose translation MKYPFRFIYSLISALLIISVVSDMGFAQTRLRAYVTNEKSNDVHVIDITTDKVITKIPAGDRPRGIAITPDKTKIYVSNGKSNDITLIDPVTNKVIETIPGPEDPEGLNITPDGKQLYIVSENGGFTRVLGLPDHKQLADIPVGLEPETVVISPDGTKAYVPHESSNDVYVISTQEHRVIAKIPVGQNPRGVAFSPDGKRAYVSNERSGDLYVLDTEKNQVLEKVKLGERPVGISVSPDGKRIYIAHGKSDEVKVLDGTTLKEVTSIPVQGGRAWWTGLTPDGKKLYVTVGRANSVAVIDTASNKVLTMIPVGELPWGIIIAEIPK comes from the coding sequence ATGAAATATCCATTCAGATTTATCTACTCGTTAATCAGTGCTCTTCTTATCATTTCTGTAGTGTCAGACATGGGTTTTGCACAAACCCGGCTTCGGGCCTATGTTACCAATGAAAAATCCAATGATGTCCATGTGATTGATATAACGACCGATAAAGTCATTACCAAGATACCGGCCGGGGATAGACCTCGTGGAATTGCTATTACACCGGATAAAACCAAAATCTATGTATCTAACGGTAAATCCAATGATATAACCCTTATCGATCCGGTTACGAATAAGGTCATAGAGACCATTCCAGGTCCTGAGGACCCGGAAGGTTTGAACATTACCCCTGACGGTAAGCAACTTTATATTGTCAGTGAAAATGGTGGATTTACCAGAGTTTTAGGATTACCCGACCATAAACAGTTGGCCGACATTCCCGTGGGTCTGGAGCCAGAAACCGTGGTGATCAGCCCCGACGGAACGAAAGCCTATGTCCCTCACGAAAGCTCCAACGATGTCTATGTAATCTCTACCCAAGAGCACAGGGTTATTGCAAAAATTCCCGTGGGACAAAATCCACGGGGAGTGGCTTTTTCTCCAGATGGAAAAAGGGCCTATGTATCCAACGAACGCTCGGGAGATCTTTATGTTCTAGATACCGAAAAGAATCAAGTCCTGGAAAAGGTTAAATTGGGGGAAAGACCGGTGGGAATCTCTGTTTCTCCCGATGGGAAGAGAATCTACATTGCCCACGGTAAATCCGATGAGGTTAAGGTTTTGGATGGGACAACACTTAAAGAGGTAACTTCGATTCCGGTTCAAGGGGGAAGGGCCTGGTGGACTGGGCTGACTCCGGATGGGAAGAAGCTTTATGTGACCGTAGGTCGAGCCAATTCGGTAGCGGTTATAGATACGGCTTCCAACAAAGTCTTAACCATGATTCCGGTGGGGGAACTTCCCTGGGGGATTATCATTGCAGAAATTCCGAAATAA
- a CDS encoding methanol/ethanol family PQQ-dependent dehydrogenase: protein MKIKSISILVLAVFVVGLSPLLVAAQIQNYTPVTDQRLLNPEPENWLMTRGNYSGWGYSPLDKINTNNVKKLVPVWTLSTGVIEGHESPPIVNNGVMFVSTPQNQVIALDAKTGDVLWIYRRQLPEDLFQLHPTNRGVALYEDKVYMATVDTHVVALDAKTGKVVWDKAIEDYHSGYYFTIAPLIVKGKVMVGTSGGELAIRGYITALDAKTGDILWKTYTIPGPGEPGSETWTGEAWKNGGGSVWIQGTYDPELNLAYFGVGNAAPWAGDFHPGDNLYTTSVVAIEPETGKIKAHFQYHWNDSWDWDEITPPLLIDVEREGKTIKALVHPGRNGYLWLLERGKDKISFVTAKPFVKQDVFKSIDPKTGRPEYVAERKPGRGKLIEFCPSLWGGKDWQAEAYNPKTKLLYIPANDNHCGSLKSKEKEELKPGQLYLGVEVKDIKTFPAEGAKTIADLQAWDLSKMEKVWSYKYEGHTFGPVLTTGGGLVFQGGTNDRYLRAFDAKTGKELWKFRTNSGIMAPPVSYMVDGVQYIAVQSGWGVDAERMQGALIDSGYKGKYYSKDIPILQGGVIWVFALSE, encoded by the coding sequence ATGAAAATTAAAAGTATCAGTATATTGGTCCTTGCCGTTTTTGTAGTTGGATTATCCCCCTTACTGGTAGCCGCTCAAATCCAGAATTACACTCCGGTAACGGATCAAAGACTTTTAAACCCGGAACCTGAAAACTGGTTAATGACCCGTGGCAATTATAGCGGGTGGGGATACAGTCCCTTAGACAAGATTAATACGAATAATGTCAAGAAGCTGGTTCCGGTCTGGACTTTATCCACGGGGGTGATCGAGGGTCATGAATCTCCACCCATCGTAAACAACGGGGTTATGTTCGTCTCAACCCCACAGAATCAAGTTATTGCTCTAGATGCAAAGACCGGAGATGTCCTCTGGATATATAGACGGCAGTTACCGGAGGATCTTTTCCAATTGCACCCGACGAACCGCGGGGTCGCTCTCTACGAAGATAAGGTTTATATGGCCACGGTGGATACCCATGTCGTAGCCCTCGATGCTAAAACGGGTAAAGTTGTTTGGGATAAAGCCATAGAGGATTATCACTCCGGGTATTACTTCACCATAGCTCCTCTTATTGTGAAAGGTAAGGTTATGGTGGGAACTTCCGGTGGAGAGCTGGCCATTCGAGGTTATATTACGGCACTGGATGCAAAAACCGGGGATATCTTATGGAAAACCTATACCATTCCGGGTCCTGGTGAGCCGGGTTCTGAAACCTGGACCGGCGAAGCCTGGAAGAATGGTGGAGGATCTGTCTGGATCCAGGGCACCTATGATCCGGAGCTTAACCTAGCCTATTTTGGTGTTGGAAACGCCGCTCCCTGGGCCGGTGATTTTCATCCGGGGGATAATCTTTATACCACTTCTGTAGTGGCCATAGAGCCTGAAACCGGTAAGATAAAAGCTCATTTTCAATATCATTGGAACGATTCCTGGGATTGGGATGAAATTACTCCCCCTCTGCTTATTGATGTAGAAAGAGAGGGAAAGACCATTAAAGCCCTGGTACACCCTGGGCGTAATGGCTATCTCTGGCTGTTAGAGCGAGGTAAAGATAAAATTTCCTTTGTAACCGCCAAGCCTTTTGTTAAACAGGATGTATTCAAGAGTATTGATCCGAAAACCGGTCGCCCTGAATACGTTGCAGAACGGAAACCAGGTCGAGGTAAGTTGATAGAATTCTGTCCATCGCTGTGGGGTGGTAAGGACTGGCAGGCCGAAGCCTACAATCCAAAAACAAAGCTCCTCTACATCCCGGCCAACGACAACCATTGTGGGAGTCTGAAATCGAAAGAAAAGGAAGAATTAAAACCAGGTCAACTCTATCTGGGTGTGGAAGTTAAAGATATCAAGACCTTCCCGGCTGAAGGGGCAAAGACCATCGCCGATCTGCAGGCCTGGGATCTGTCTAAGATGGAGAAAGTCTGGTCGTATAAGTACGAGGGTCATACCTTTGGCCCTGTATTGACCACAGGCGGTGGCCTTGTCTTCCAGGGTGGTACCAATGATCGTTATCTGCGAGCTTTTGATGCAAAGACTGGAAAAGAACTCTGGAAATTCCGTACGAATTCCGGCATTATGGCCCCACCGGTTTCCTACATGGTGGATGGTGTTCAATATATAGCCGTCCAATCTGGTTGGGGTGTTGACGCCGAGAGAATGCAAGGTGCCTTGATTGATTCGGGATATAAAGGTAAGTACTACTCAAAAGATATTCCCATCCTGCAAGGTGGAGTGATCTGGGTCTTCGCACTCAGTGAATAA
- a CDS encoding ATP-binding protein, with protein sequence MNVRTKFQITYLIMFLSTLFVGGVAIWAIENWNHTANELTHAYHQGLRTEKLRSNIYRQIKDTLFAFMDGEDSQTIEAEFSRLEEEIKEQFKELDRNVKTDEERTYAQDLQRTHQQIADWIHTMLMQFDKTTDVSKWAFEYRLERWTFKEQERLVDLLKKYYEKEANRLVQHAASVESLAKILVILVFGLVLAQVIVFILSTHRWLVLPIAQISRSTEIISTGNLDHRIDIQSRDELGRLAQSINKMAYSLHEIQNRLIQSERLAAIGELTSYVAHNIRNPLAGIRYAAQVSLDDLKEQDYKGVKEALEDIVSATDKLGNWVQHLLSYIRPLKLNLVKCDLHQLIQNSVSVLKPKVLDQDLSLELDLQPSVLEAWVDANYLEQVITALILNAIEASSSKGRITIKSRILQENSGTEWIHIQVADEGKGMPPEVLAKIGTPYFTTKSYGTGLGLAMAHKIIAYHQGTLTFSSEQGHGTVAEIKLPLKRENN encoded by the coding sequence ATGAACGTCCGAACTAAATTTCAGATCACCTATTTAATTATGTTTCTCTCCACCCTATTCGTCGGAGGGGTAGCTATCTGGGCTATAGAGAACTGGAATCATACGGCCAATGAGCTTACCCATGCTTATCATCAAGGCCTTCGAACCGAGAAGCTCCGGAGTAATATCTATCGACAAATCAAAGATACTCTGTTTGCTTTCATGGATGGGGAGGATTCCCAGACCATTGAAGCAGAATTTAGCCGATTGGAGGAGGAGATTAAAGAACAGTTTAAAGAACTTGATAGAAATGTAAAAACCGACGAGGAACGCACCTACGCCCAGGATCTCCAGCGAACTCACCAACAAATTGCAGATTGGATTCATACCATGCTCATGCAGTTTGATAAGACGACCGATGTCAGTAAGTGGGCTTTTGAGTATCGGTTGGAAAGATGGACCTTCAAGGAGCAAGAACGCTTGGTTGATCTTCTCAAAAAATATTATGAGAAGGAAGCCAATCGCCTGGTCCAACACGCTGCTTCTGTGGAAAGTCTGGCCAAGATCCTGGTTATTTTAGTTTTTGGCCTGGTCCTGGCACAGGTGATCGTTTTTATCTTGAGCACCCATCGCTGGCTGGTCTTACCCATTGCTCAAATCAGTCGATCCACAGAGATCATCAGTACAGGCAATTTAGATCACCGAATCGATATTCAATCCCGAGATGAACTTGGAAGACTGGCCCAGTCGATAAATAAAATGGCCTATTCTTTACATGAAATTCAGAACCGACTCATCCAGTCAGAGCGTTTAGCAGCCATCGGAGAATTGACTTCCTATGTAGCCCATAATATTCGCAATCCTTTAGCAGGCATACGATATGCGGCTCAAGTCAGCTTGGATGACCTTAAAGAACAAGACTACAAAGGGGTTAAAGAAGCATTGGAGGATATTGTCTCGGCCACGGATAAATTGGGAAACTGGGTTCAGCATCTGCTCTCTTATATTCGTCCTCTTAAACTGAACCTTGTTAAATGTGATCTTCATCAGCTTATCCAGAACAGCGTTTCGGTACTTAAACCCAAGGTTTTAGATCAAGACCTATCCCTGGAATTGGATCTTCAACCTTCTGTGCTTGAGGCATGGGTAGATGCCAATTACCTGGAACAGGTTATCACGGCACTTATTCTGAATGCCATCGAGGCCTCTTCCTCTAAAGGAAGGATTACCATAAAATCTCGAATTCTTCAAGAAAATTCAGGGACGGAATGGATCCATATTCAGGTTGCAGATGAAGGTAAAGGGATGCCACCGGAAGTATTGGCTAAAATCGGTACACCGTATTTTACCACCAAGAGTTATGGAACCGGCTTAGGTCTAGCTATGGCCCATAAAATCATTGCGTACCATCAAGGTACACTGACGTTTTCAAGTGAGCAAGGTCACGGTACTGTAGCTGAAATTAAATTACCTCTTAAAAGAGAGAATAATTAA
- a CDS encoding Rieske 2Fe-2S domain-containing protein, whose translation MTNKCKTCPDSNQLLERRTLLKAALGMVVGLQTLDFVAAQEMDPKTAPPKEGDQFVFIFGDKKGEIITPKDLPLNAPQVLAYPMDPKTRVVKDGSRFNRILLIHLDPAELSEETRAHSADGILAYSAICTHQACDVAGWEDVKKIFICPCHESLYDPKDGAKVIAGPAPRKLAALPLKVGDGVLMAAGGFLGSVGPKRSL comes from the coding sequence ATGACTAACAAATGCAAAACCTGTCCTGATTCTAATCAGTTACTGGAGCGTCGTACCCTTCTGAAGGCAGCCCTTGGTATGGTGGTGGGTTTGCAGACTTTGGATTTTGTTGCCGCTCAAGAAATGGATCCAAAAACCGCTCCCCCGAAAGAAGGTGATCAATTCGTTTTCATATTCGGAGATAAGAAGGGGGAAATTATTACTCCCAAAGATCTTCCTTTGAATGCACCTCAGGTATTGGCTTATCCCATGGATCCCAAGACACGGGTTGTGAAGGATGGATCTCGTTTTAACAGAATCCTGCTCATCCATTTAGATCCTGCCGAACTTTCCGAAGAAACTCGGGCCCATTCAGCGGATGGGATCCTGGCTTATTCGGCCATCTGTACGCATCAAGCCTGTGATGTGGCTGGATGGGAAGATGTGAAGAAAATCTTTATATGCCCCTGTCACGAGTCCTTATATGATCCTAAAGATGGTGCCAAGGTTATTGCTGGACCGGCTCCTCGGAAGCTCGCTGCACTTCCCCTTAAGGTAGGGGACGGTGTTTTAATGGCTGCCGGAGGATTTTTGGGTTCTGTAGGACCTAAAAGGAGTCTATAA
- a CDS encoding transporter substrate-binding domain-containing protein, protein MERIKTMGVITFCADPYNFPFSANNPGNPGFDVEIANVIAQKLGVQAQFFWIDTGTRGGLGRALRNSILEKKCEAFMGLPTGKEAEEEMEEKGLILTRPYFGTGFILLTRRDDNAIKDLSSAKGKKIGVEMTTPADWYLFKNGYERSLYRFVPEILEAMKKGELEVALVWAPMAGSSLKEHPESNAKLVENYTPEATLRWNIAVAIRKEDKDLKEALDSILEELLKGGQIKEILSKYGVPFYLPFPEE, encoded by the coding sequence TTGGAACGAATAAAAACCATGGGGGTGATTACATTCTGTGCAGATCCCTACAACTTTCCTTTTTCGGCTAATAATCCGGGAAATCCAGGGTTTGATGTGGAAATAGCGAACGTAATTGCCCAAAAGCTTGGGGTACAGGCTCAATTTTTCTGGATTGATACCGGTACACGGGGTGGATTAGGGCGTGCATTGCGTAACTCCATTTTAGAGAAAAAATGCGAGGCCTTTATGGGCTTACCGACCGGTAAAGAAGCCGAGGAAGAAATGGAGGAAAAGGGGCTTATACTTACTAGACCTTATTTCGGAACCGGTTTTATACTTCTAACCCGCCGGGATGATAATGCCATTAAGGATCTCAGTAGTGCCAAGGGGAAAAAGATAGGGGTTGAGATGACGACCCCGGCCGATTGGTATTTGTTTAAGAACGGATATGAGCGAAGTTTATATCGCTTTGTCCCTGAAATCCTGGAAGCTATGAAAAAAGGAGAATTAGAGGTGGCCCTGGTTTGGGCCCCCATGGCAGGGTCTTCGTTAAAGGAACACCCGGAAAGTAATGCTAAATTGGTTGAGAACTACACACCTGAAGCTACTTTACGATGGAACATTGCCGTTGCCATAAGGAAAGAAGATAAAGATTTAAAAGAGGCTCTGGATTCCATATTAGAAGAGCTCTTAAAGGGTGGACAGATTAAAGAGATTCTCTCCAAATACGGAGTACCTTTTTATCTTCCTTTTCCAGAGGAATAG
- a CDS encoding 5-formyltetrahydrofolate cyclo-ligase codes for MLSNNQDKKAIREQAHAARRAEPDKDEKSRQICERLWTLPEFINAQVILFYIDVRSEVRTRNYIPKAMALGKKVIVPYCVGDELSLFPLESMEELEIGAFKILEPKKELREKAEKQYDVKNVDLIIVPGVAFDKRGGRMGHGWGYYDKLLHKAKPETPKVALAFECQLFDELPMDPHDIFMDKIITEKEVYDCRAARGLT; via the coding sequence ATGCTATCCAATAATCAAGATAAGAAAGCCATACGTGAACAGGCTCATGCAGCTCGCCGGGCAGAACCGGACAAAGATGAAAAAAGTCGACAGATTTGTGAGCGTTTATGGACCCTTCCGGAATTCATAAACGCACAAGTCATTCTCTTTTACATCGATGTTCGAAGTGAAGTTCGTACCAGGAATTACATCCCAAAAGCTATGGCATTGGGTAAGAAAGTGATAGTCCCCTATTGTGTGGGGGATGAACTATCTTTATTTCCCCTGGAATCTATGGAAGAATTGGAAATCGGAGCGTTTAAAATTTTAGAGCCTAAAAAAGAATTAAGAGAAAAAGCAGAAAAACAGTACGATGTAAAAAACGTAGATCTAATTATTGTACCTGGAGTTGCTTTTGATAAAAGAGGAGGACGCATGGGCCATGGTTGGGGGTATTACGATAAGCTCCTCCATAAAGCAAAACCAGAAACCCCCAAGGTAGCCCTGGCTTTCGAATGTCAATTGTTTGACGAACTTCCCATGGATCCCCATGATATCTTTATGGACAAGATTATAACCGAGAAAGAAGTTTATGACTGTAGAGCTGCTCGTGGTTTAACCTAA
- a CDS encoding c-type cytochrome, translating to MSVSGTRTGIVVKKLLKPLVSQSALIFFLFLGIFGFSFLFLNENLALAVQSSGVKNPYEGNAQAVEEGAALYKSYCAFCHGTGARGAKGPNLTDEFWKWGGTDEAVFETIAHGRPGTQMGAFLTAEKLNEDKIWKIIAYLRSQATYGDWAQRYPSKEVQKVTTSEWKPPAGITPDPKAGEALFKDPNGKAGCINCHTVNGQGGKVGPDLSHIGDRSPEYLLESIQNPSAYIAPEFTPVQIVTKEGKRFIGIIKHEDDYSIQIRTAQDESLIFSKNDLQNKVPRNVSLMPTINLTDQELYDIVAYLLTLK from the coding sequence ATGAGTGTTTCAGGAACACGGACAGGAATAGTTGTGAAAAAACTTCTCAAGCCTTTGGTCAGTCAGTCTGCTTTAATTTTTTTTCTTTTCCTGGGGATATTTGGATTTAGTTTTCTATTTTTAAACGAAAATCTTGCTTTGGCCGTCCAGAGCTCTGGGGTAAAAAATCCCTACGAGGGGAATGCCCAGGCAGTAGAGGAGGGAGCTGCCCTCTACAAAAGCTACTGCGCTTTTTGTCATGGAACAGGCGCCAGGGGGGCTAAAGGCCCTAACTTAACCGATGAGTTTTGGAAATGGGGAGGGACGGATGAAGCAGTGTTTGAGACCATCGCCCATGGACGACCCGGAACTCAGATGGGGGCTTTTCTGACGGCTGAGAAACTGAATGAAGATAAAATCTGGAAGATCATTGCCTACCTTCGAAGTCAGGCAACCTATGGAGATTGGGCTCAGCGTTATCCCTCCAAAGAAGTTCAAAAAGTAACCACCTCAGAATGGAAACCTCCTGCCGGAATTACACCGGATCCCAAAGCCGGAGAAGCCTTATTTAAGGATCCAAACGGTAAGGCAGGCTGTATTAACTGTCATACCGTAAACGGGCAAGGTGGAAAAGTTGGACCCGATTTGAGCCATATTGGAGATAGATCTCCAGAGTATCTTCTAGAATCTATCCAAAATCCCAGCGCCTATATCGCTCCAGAATTTACACCCGTACAAATTGTGACCAAGGAGGGAAAGCGATTTATTGGGATTATCAAGCATGAGGACGATTACTCCATCCAAATTCGGACTGCCCAGGACGAATCTTTGATTTTTTCAAAGAATGACCTTCAAAATAAGGTTCCTCGAAATGTATCCCTTATGCCCACGATTAATCTAACCGATCAAGAACTTTATGACATTGTCGCCTATTTGCTAACTTTGAAATAG
- a CDS encoding PQQ-dependent dehydrogenase, methanol/ethanol family, with translation MKKVIFSATAVVVLFVSLVLLLPASVRAQIPGMEVIEAVQRPEYVTDDMLLNADKDPNNWLLYGRDYASTRYSPLSQINKSNVKKLVPKWSLSFGALEGQDSQVVAYNGRCYVTSSFNKVFAADCETGKVFWKYERELPADLYPHLCCDVVNRGVALYHDKVYLATLDAHLVALDNATGKVVWDKPMGDYKYSESLTLMPMALRGKIIIGTSGAEYGVRGWIAAVDAETGEQVWKTYTIPAAGEPGSETWGGESWKYGGGSAWITGSYDPELNNLYWPVGNPGPDFDRHVRPGDNLYTNSTLVLDPDTGKIKMYFQYTPNDPYDYDGVNEVVLADVGGKKVWLHGDRNGHFYSVDRTTAKCNYVVPLGRVNWVKKFGENCKPEMNWPEKDVVYDKVTKDIAPTLDGGKEWHPIAYSPKTQMAYVPTYNFSMDLQALKMDWKRGEWYLGAKVIRLNPGNGALKAFDAATGQLKWMRADSTPSTSGVLATAGGLVFYGNPQGMFMALDDTTGEMLWSFNVGTGIHGNPTTFTANGKQLVAIVVGPGGGGLWPLHYKEWMKTQSKGGAVFVFGLPE, from the coding sequence ATGAAAAAAGTTATTTTTTCTGCTACAGCAGTGGTAGTCCTGTTTGTATCTTTGGTCCTGTTGTTACCTGCTTCAGTACGTGCTCAGATACCGGGTATGGAGGTTATAGAAGCCGTTCAACGTCCTGAATATGTAACCGATGATATGCTTCTCAATGCCGATAAAGACCCCAATAACTGGCTGCTGTACGGACGAGATTATGCCAGCACACGGTATAGTCCTCTAAGTCAGATCAATAAAAGCAATGTGAAAAAACTGGTCCCCAAATGGTCTCTTTCCTTTGGAGCTTTGGAGGGTCAGGACAGCCAAGTTGTTGCTTATAACGGAAGATGTTACGTAACTTCTTCTTTTAATAAGGTTTTTGCAGCAGATTGTGAAACCGGAAAAGTTTTCTGGAAATATGAACGTGAACTGCCCGCAGATCTTTATCCCCATCTCTGCTGCGATGTGGTAAACCGTGGAGTAGCCCTCTATCATGATAAGGTTTACCTGGCTACGCTGGATGCCCATCTTGTAGCCCTGGATAATGCTACAGGAAAGGTGGTATGGGATAAACCCATGGGGGATTATAAATACTCGGAGAGTTTGACCCTTATGCCCATGGCCCTTCGAGGTAAGATCATCATTGGAACCTCTGGAGCAGAATATGGCGTGCGGGGCTGGATTGCTGCTGTGGATGCAGAGACCGGAGAACAGGTCTGGAAAACTTACACAATTCCTGCAGCCGGTGAGCCGGGTTCTGAGACCTGGGGTGGAGAGTCCTGGAAATACGGAGGTGGTTCTGCCTGGATTACGGGTTCCTATGATCCTGAGCTCAATAACCTTTACTGGCCGGTGGGTAACCCGGGTCCTGATTTTGACCGGCATGTCCGACCTGGAGATAACCTTTATACCAATTCAACCCTGGTTTTAGATCCGGATACAGGTAAAATAAAAATGTATTTCCAGTATACTCCCAACGATCCCTATGATTATGATGGGGTTAATGAGGTGGTTTTAGCCGATGTAGGTGGAAAGAAAGTCTGGCTTCATGGAGATCGAAACGGCCATTTTTACTCTGTGGATCGGACGACTGCAAAGTGTAATTATGTAGTTCCTCTGGGACGTGTGAACTGGGTCAAGAAATTTGGTGAGAATTGTAAACCTGAGATGAACTGGCCCGAGAAAGATGTCGTTTATGATAAAGTTACGAAGGATATCGCTCCGACCCTGGATGGAGGGAAAGAATGGCATCCGATAGCCTACAGCCCCAAAACCCAGATGGCCTATGTGCCTACCTATAATTTTTCCATGGATCTCCAGGCTCTGAAAATGGATTGGAAACGCGGGGAATGGTATCTGGGAGCAAAGGTGATCCGTTTGAATCCTGGAAACGGTGCTTTAAAGGCCTTCGATGCAGCTACGGGTCAGCTTAAATGGATGCGGGCCGATTCTACACCTTCCACAAGTGGTGTTCTCGCTACAGCCGGAGGGCTGGTCTTCTACGGGAACCCTCAGGGTATGTTTATGGCCTTAGATGATACCACAGGTGAAATGCTCTGGAGCTTCAACGTAGGGACCGGTATTCATGGTAACCCCACTACCTTTACGGCGAATGGTAAACAGCTGGTAGCTATCGTGGTAGGTCCTGGGGGTGGTGGATTATGGCCGTTACATTATAAAGAATGGATGAAGACCCAATCCAAAGGTGGTGCGGTATTTGTATTCGGTCTTCCTGAGTAA
- a CDS encoding c-type cytochrome: MVAFVLMIAGIMPHVISAAEGNPPAAGDPEHGKALFLRYCQGCHGPDGRGGAQTFMPHVDNLTRKGYIEKLSDEYLFQVISKGGAAMGKSAYMPAWEKVLQRQDILDVIAHIRKLPTY, from the coding sequence ATGGTGGCTTTTGTGCTCATGATAGCAGGTATCATGCCTCACGTGATATCTGCTGCTGAAGGAAATCCGCCTGCAGCCGGAGATCCCGAACATGGAAAAGCACTTTTTCTTAGATATTGTCAGGGGTGCCATGGCCCAGATGGAAGGGGAGGAGCCCAGACTTTTATGCCCCACGTGGATAATCTCACCCGAAAGGGATACATCGAGAAGCTTTCTGATGAGTATCTGTTTCAGGTAATATCCAAAGGAGGAGCTGCCATGGGAAAAAGTGCTTATATGCCAGCCTGGGAAAAAGTATTGCAGAGGCAAGATATCTTGGATGTGATTGCCCATATCCGGAAACTTCCTACCTATTGA
- the fhcD gene encoding formylmethanofuran--tetrahydromethanopterin N-formyltransferase — protein sequence MIVDNTYAEAFKSVYAEILVTARDRLWLDHAINAATGHASSTILCDCEAGLDHYTQNTPDGRLGAVLQFHVPKFKKNHLRALELALIHRIGQNILTCPTTSVWNSLDTPEKFKIGRKLAYFGDGFQRKSNFYGRKVWVIPIMGGEFITEALFGYAEGVMGGNLWFMAETLDTALAAAEKALAAVHRIEGVITPFPGGITWSGSKAGSRYSFLVASTFHTYCPTLRDKIQDSQVPPGVNSIMEIIINGKNPEVVQQAMQSGVQAALNSPGLIKISAGNYGGRLGKYKLWLQNNNSQ from the coding sequence ATGATAGTCGACAATACCTATGCTGAAGCTTTTAAAAGTGTTTATGCAGAAATCCTTGTAACTGCTAGAGATCGGCTATGGTTAGATCATGCGATTAACGCCGCTACCGGACATGCTTCCAGCACCATTTTATGTGATTGTGAAGCCGGATTAGATCATTATACCCAGAATACTCCAGATGGTCGTCTGGGGGCTGTTTTACAGTTTCATGTTCCGAAATTCAAAAAAAATCACCTCCGGGCTCTGGAACTTGCCCTGATTCATCGGATTGGACAAAATATCTTGACCTGTCCGACCACTTCTGTCTGGAATTCCCTGGATACTCCGGAAAAATTTAAAATTGGGAGAAAACTGGCTTACTTCGGAGATGGGTTTCAGAGAAAGTCGAATTTTTACGGGCGAAAGGTTTGGGTTATTCCCATTATGGGAGGAGAGTTTATAACGGAAGCTCTGTTCGGTTATGCAGAAGGGGTTATGGGAGGGAATCTATGGTTCATGGCAGAAACCCTGGACACCGCTTTAGCTGCTGCAGAGAAGGCTCTGGCCGCTGTTCACCGGATAGAAGGGGTTATCACTCCCTTTCCCGGAGGGATTACCTGGTCCGGATCTAAAGCCGGCAGCCGCTATTCCTTCCTCGTAGCTTCGACCTTTCATACCTATTGTCCAACCCTGCGAGATAAGATCCAAGACTCTCAGGTCCCACCTGGAGTGAACTCCATAATGGAAATTATTATCAATGGGAAGAATCCGGAAGTTGTTCAACAAGCCATGCAGTCCGGGGTACAGGCTGCCCTAAACTCCCCAGGACTTATCAAAATCTCGGCCGGAAACTATGGAGGAAGATTAGGAAAGTATAAACTCTGGCTTCAAAATAATAATAGCCAGTAG